In one Methylocaldum szegediense genomic region, the following are encoded:
- the ispC gene encoding 1-deoxy-D-xylulose-5-phosphate reductoisomerase, producing the protein MKGICILGSTGSIGVNTLDVVARHPDLYRVVALTANNNLDRLYEQCLRFHPPYVVLRGEPQAEELRARLSAAGLPRIQVLSGAKSLEDVAVLPEVDCVMAAIVGAAGLLPTLAAARAGKTVFLANKEALVMSGQLFMAEIAKSGAKLLPIDSEHNAIFQCMPADYKAGQSASGVRRILLTASGGPFLRTALDELDDVTPDQAVAHPNWVMGRKISVDSATMMNKGLEVIEACLLFNMPPERVQVVVHRQSVIHSLVEYVDGTLLAQMGSPDMRIPIAHALAWPKRFESGAEPLDLFAVRQLDFEAPNEARFPCLSLAYEAVRAAGTMPAVLNAANEVAVASFLDLKIRFTHIPEIIRHCMTTIAPEPADTIEAVLEADRIARLAAESYVNRLAER; encoded by the coding sequence ATGAAAGGCATCTGCATTCTTGGTTCGACGGGCTCTATCGGCGTCAACACACTCGACGTAGTGGCTAGGCACCCAGACCTCTACCGAGTCGTGGCGCTTACCGCCAACAACAATCTGGATCGTCTTTACGAACAGTGCCTGCGTTTTCATCCGCCGTATGTCGTCTTGCGCGGAGAGCCCCAGGCGGAGGAGTTGAGAGCGCGTTTGAGCGCGGCAGGTTTGCCGCGCATTCAAGTGTTAAGCGGCGCAAAGTCCCTGGAAGACGTGGCCGTGCTGCCCGAGGTGGATTGTGTCATGGCCGCCATCGTCGGAGCGGCCGGACTACTGCCCACGTTGGCAGCGGCGCGGGCAGGCAAGACAGTGTTCCTGGCGAACAAAGAGGCGTTGGTGATGTCCGGCCAGCTTTTCATGGCTGAAATCGCTAAATCGGGCGCCAAATTGCTGCCTATAGACAGCGAGCACAATGCCATATTCCAGTGTATGCCCGCTGACTATAAAGCCGGACAATCGGCTTCCGGAGTCCGGCGGATTTTGCTCACTGCCTCTGGCGGTCCTTTTTTGCGTACCGCTCTAGATGAATTGGATGATGTGACGCCGGATCAGGCCGTGGCCCATCCTAACTGGGTCATGGGGCGGAAAATTTCCGTTGATTCCGCTACTATGATGAACAAGGGATTGGAAGTGATCGAGGCATGTTTGTTGTTCAACATGCCGCCCGAGCGCGTGCAAGTCGTCGTTCACCGGCAAAGCGTCATTCATTCGCTAGTCGAGTACGTTGACGGAACGCTGCTGGCGCAAATGGGTAGTCCCGATATGCGCATCCCTATCGCTCATGCCTTGGCTTGGCCGAAGCGGTTTGAGTCGGGAGCGGAACCTCTCGATTTATTCGCTGTCAGACAGTTGGATTTCGAAGCACCGAACGAAGCACGGTTCCCGTGCTTGAGTTTGGCTTATGAAGCCGTGCGCGCGGCCGGAACGATGCCGGCCGTTCTAAATGCCGCGAATGAAGTCGCGGTCGCGTCGTTCCTGGATCTTAAGATACGGTTCACCCATATTCCGGAGATCATCAGACATTGTATGACCACTATTGCGCCGGAGCCGGCCGATACCATCGAGGCCGTTCTAGAAGCGGACCGCATCGCTCGCTTAGCGGCCGAGTCGTATGTTAATCGGTTAGCGGAACGTTAA
- a CDS encoding phosphatidate cytidylyltransferase, giving the protein MLKNRVITALLLGPLVIAAIWFLPIGGFAVFWGAIILAGAWEWANLSGLYHLPARLGFVGLVLVLLLAARYFAIYWAPGELPGWFYWSVVGWWFLWGIAFRRMPERLVKIKYPLFAKLAAGLFVLVTGWILMVWLRLNFHQEQVLYLVLLIWSADAAAYFVGKRWGHTKLLEPISPGKTVEGVYGALFVTAILATAVGIFMKLEAISLADFVFLSLFTVAVSVCGDLFESLAKRVRGVKDSGAILPGHGGVLDRIDSLLAAVSVFYAGSLVLGIFLAAGLEASVVIPQDMVAESPGATVLHEYEEITDEEGMASEADTEGNQVNKEGAPLDEGAP; this is encoded by the coding sequence ATGCTGAAAAATAGGGTCATCACGGCTTTGCTCCTGGGGCCGCTTGTCATCGCCGCAATTTGGTTTCTGCCAATTGGCGGTTTTGCAGTTTTTTGGGGCGCGATCATCCTGGCTGGTGCCTGGGAGTGGGCGAATCTCTCGGGGCTCTATCATCTACCGGCGCGTCTCGGTTTCGTTGGCCTCGTACTCGTTCTTCTGCTCGCCGCGCGATATTTTGCCATCTACTGGGCACCGGGCGAGTTACCGGGTTGGTTTTATTGGTCGGTGGTGGGCTGGTGGTTTCTGTGGGGAATCGCATTCCGCCGGATGCCCGAGCGTTTGGTTAAGATCAAATATCCGCTTTTCGCAAAGTTGGCAGCCGGTTTATTCGTGCTCGTCACCGGTTGGATCCTGATGGTCTGGTTGCGGTTGAATTTTCACCAAGAACAAGTTCTTTATTTGGTACTACTTATTTGGTCGGCTGACGCTGCGGCCTATTTCGTGGGCAAACGTTGGGGGCATACCAAGTTGCTGGAACCAATCAGCCCCGGCAAAACGGTGGAGGGCGTTTACGGGGCTTTGTTCGTTACCGCGATATTGGCGACAGCGGTGGGAATTTTCATGAAACTCGAAGCGATTTCGCTTGCAGACTTCGTTTTCCTGTCTTTGTTTACGGTGGCGGTGTCCGTTTGCGGAGATCTTTTCGAAAGTCTCGCGAAGCGTGTTCGCGGGGTAAAAGACAGTGGCGCTATCTTGCCCGGGCACGGCGGAGTCCTCGACCGCATCGACAGCTTGCTGGCAGCGGTTTCGGTTTTTTACGCCGGTTCGCTGGTGTTGGGCATATTTTTGGCGGCTGGGTTGGAAGCGAGTGTGGTAATTCCCCAGGATATGGTCGCGGAGAGTCCGGGCGCGACGGTGCTCCACGAATACGAAGAAATAACGGATGAGGAGGGGATGGCAAGCGAGGCGGATACGGAAGGAAATCAAGTAAACAAGGAGGGGGCGCCTTTGGATGAAGGGGCTCCTTAA
- the rpsB gene encoding 30S ribosomal protein S2: MSNVTMRQMLEAGVHFGHQTRYWNPKMAPYIFGARSNIHIINLEKTLPLFEEAMKYLEQQAANRGRILFVGTKRTTRKVIEEEAKRCGMPYVNYRWLGGMLTNFKTIKQSIARMKELEAMRDDGRLQRFNKKEALGMMRELEKLQHSLGGIRDMDRLPDVLFVMDVGYEKNAVNEAKKLGIPVVGIVDTNNSPVGIDYIIPGNDDSIRAVQLYAQSAATAILQGKAHSLDFAGGEDEFVEMESNAETSSDSAAEAVDAHAE, translated from the coding sequence ATGTCGAACGTCACCATGCGCCAAATGTTGGAGGCCGGCGTACATTTCGGTCACCAGACGCGCTATTGGAATCCCAAGATGGCTCCGTACATTTTCGGTGCGCGGAGCAATATCCATATTATCAATTTGGAGAAGACCTTGCCGCTGTTCGAGGAGGCTATGAAGTACCTTGAGCAGCAGGCGGCCAACAGAGGCAGAATTCTTTTCGTCGGCACCAAGAGAACGACGCGCAAGGTCATCGAGGAAGAAGCCAAGCGCTGCGGTATGCCGTACGTCAATTATCGATGGCTGGGCGGAATGCTCACCAATTTCAAGACGATCAAGCAATCGATTGCTCGCATGAAAGAGCTGGAAGCGATGCGAGACGACGGGCGTTTGCAGCGATTTAACAAAAAGGAAGCCCTAGGCATGATGCGCGAGCTGGAAAAGCTGCAGCATAGTCTGGGCGGCATTCGCGATATGGATCGGCTTCCGGACGTGTTGTTCGTCATGGATGTCGGTTATGAAAAAAATGCCGTCAACGAAGCGAAAAAACTAGGTATTCCGGTCGTCGGCATAGTCGATACCAATAACAGTCCGGTCGGCATCGACTACATCATACCGGGCAACGACGACTCGATTCGAGCTGTTCAGCTGTATGCGCAGAGCGCCGCGACGGCCATCTTGCAAGGCAAGGCCCACAGCTTGGACTTTGCGGGAGGAGAGGACGAATTTGTAGAAATGGAGTCGAATGCCGAGACGAGTTCGGACTCCGCTGCGGAAGCGGTTGACGCTCATGCCGAATAG
- the uppS gene encoding polyprenyl diphosphate synthase has protein sequence MEVSAVPADDDRLPRHIAIVMDGNGRWAKKRLLPRTAGHRAGVAAVRKVIEHCLKRRIEALTLFAFSSENWRRPPQEVSLLMELFLTTLERETEKLHENGVRLRVIGDRRAFSPALQERISEAERLTGENTQLNLTIAANYGGRWDILQATRALAKRVAQGDLRPEDIDTHCFESHLALADLPEPDLFIRTGGEQRISNFLLWQMAYTELYFTPALWPDFDDQSLELALKDYARRQRRFGYTSEQVEDLVLENVCPKTNEFR, from the coding sequence ATGGAAGTGTCCGCTGTCCCTGCCGATGATGACCGGCTGCCCCGCCATATCGCTATCGTTATGGATGGCAATGGCCGCTGGGCGAAAAAGCGTCTTTTGCCACGTACGGCCGGACATCGCGCTGGTGTTGCAGCTGTGCGAAAAGTCATCGAGCACTGCCTAAAGCGCCGGATCGAAGCCCTTACTCTGTTCGCATTCAGCAGCGAAAATTGGCGCCGCCCGCCACAAGAAGTTTCCCTGCTCATGGAATTATTCTTGACAACCTTGGAGCGGGAAACCGAGAAACTTCACGAGAACGGTGTGCGACTCCGAGTGATCGGGGATCGTCGGGCGTTTTCGCCTGCACTGCAGGAGAGGATTTCAGAGGCCGAACGGCTCACTGGCGAAAATACTCAGTTGAATCTAACTATTGCCGCGAATTACGGCGGCCGTTGGGATATTCTGCAGGCCACTCGCGCACTGGCAAAACGAGTAGCGCAAGGGGATCTACGCCCGGAAGACATTGACACGCACTGCTTCGAATCCCATCTGGCGCTGGCGGACTTACCGGAGCCCGATCTTTTCATTCGTACCGGCGGCGAACAGCGTATCAGCAACTTCTTGCTGTGGCAGATGGCTTACACCGAACTCTATTTTACGCCGGCCTTGTGGCCGGATTTTGACGACCAGTCACTCGAACTAGCGTTGAAAGACTATGCCCGCCGACAACGCCGCTTCGGATATACCAGTGAGCAGGTCGAGGATCTGGTTTTGGAGAACGTTTGCCCTAAGACAAATGAATTCCGTTAA
- the rseP gene encoding RIP metalloprotease RseP, giving the protein MFSLLHTLFYFIVALTILIAFHEFGHYWAARRLGVKVLRFSLGFGKILWRRQRTPESTEFTVAALPLGGYVKMVDEREGAVAPADLPYAFNRQPLIRRVAIVFAGPFFNFILAILIYWAVFMIGETGIRPILGPVTSNSLAAQAGFEEGDEIVAIAGKTTPTWNHAIGELLERVMETEAISVVVKTKDGEQLERTLTVPEELLQHPNRLYQQLGLRPWEPDLPPVIDRVEPGGAADEAGLQSGDRLVSVDGNAIRTWREWVDYVRAHPGSTLEVVVDRGGQRLSRSITPVPVESEEGRIGRIGAAVQIPEQLVDDMQIDYRLGVLPAFVAAVEKTVDYSVLTLKMVGRMLVGRAGIENLSGPISIAQYAGKSASIGFNQFLKFLAIVSVSLAVLNLLPIPVLDGGHLLFYLIEAVKGSPVSEQTQAFFQQIGLFILLSLMSLAFILDIERLLT; this is encoded by the coding sequence ATGTTTTCGCTCCTGCATACGCTTTTCTACTTCATCGTCGCGTTAACGATCCTAATTGCTTTTCACGAGTTCGGCCATTATTGGGCGGCACGGAGATTGGGGGTCAAGGTCCTACGGTTTTCGTTGGGATTCGGGAAAATTCTCTGGCGTCGGCAGAGAACGCCCGAAAGCACCGAGTTTACCGTAGCGGCACTTCCCCTTGGCGGCTACGTGAAGATGGTGGATGAGCGGGAAGGCGCGGTCGCACCGGCCGATCTGCCCTACGCATTCAATCGCCAGCCGCTGATTCGTCGGGTGGCGATCGTATTCGCGGGGCCGTTTTTCAATTTCATTCTGGCGATCCTGATTTACTGGGCGGTTTTCATGATCGGTGAAACCGGAATACGCCCCATCTTGGGACCGGTGACCAGCAACTCCTTGGCGGCCCAGGCCGGGTTTGAGGAAGGCGACGAGATCGTGGCTATCGCTGGTAAAACCACGCCGACCTGGAATCATGCCATCGGCGAACTGCTGGAACGTGTCATGGAAACTGAGGCCATATCCGTAGTGGTGAAAACCAAGGATGGCGAGCAATTGGAGCGGACTCTGACCGTCCCGGAGGAACTCCTTCAGCATCCGAATCGCTTGTACCAGCAGCTGGGATTGCGCCCCTGGGAGCCTGATCTTCCGCCGGTCATCGATAGGGTTGAGCCGGGTGGTGCGGCAGATGAGGCCGGGTTGCAGTCCGGTGACCGGCTGGTCAGTGTGGATGGCAACGCGATCCGAACATGGCGGGAATGGGTCGACTACGTGCGTGCCCATCCCGGCTCTACGCTCGAAGTGGTTGTGGATCGTGGTGGCCAACGTCTATCGCGTTCGATAACCCCGGTACCTGTCGAATCGGAAGAAGGTCGTATCGGGCGGATTGGTGCCGCGGTCCAGATTCCGGAGCAGCTTGTTGATGACATGCAAATAGATTATCGCTTGGGGGTACTTCCGGCGTTCGTGGCTGCGGTTGAAAAAACCGTCGATTACTCCGTACTGACTTTGAAGATGGTGGGGCGGATGCTGGTCGGCAGGGCGGGCATCGAAAATCTTAGCGGCCCGATTAGCATTGCTCAATATGCCGGAAAATCGGCCAGCATCGGCTTCAATCAGTTTCTTAAGTTTCTCGCCATTGTCAGTGTCAGCTTGGCCGTGTTGAATTTGCTGCCGATTCCGGTGCTCGATGGTGGTCATCTCCTGTTTTACTTGATCGAAGCGGTCAAGGGCAGTCCGGT
- the tsf gene encoding translation elongation factor Ts produces the protein MNITAAMVKELRERTGSGMMECKKALQEANGDMEAAVELMRKAGLAKADKKAGRVAAEGRISVKTSADNKRAVIVEVNCETDFVAKGDDFVQFADNIVQTALDSNVGSLEQLLATVIPSTGSSVEDTRRALIAKIGENINVRRFDRIVSEKGIIASYLHGTRIGVLVELIGGDQELGRDIAMHIAASNPLCVDEQGVPPETLAKEREIAKAQAEAEGKPANIVEKMVEGKLRKFIGEVTLLGQPFVKDPDQTVGKLLSSRGASVGRFVRFEVGEGIEKTESNFAEEVMAQVRNT, from the coding sequence ATGAATATCACTGCCGCAATGGTGAAGGAACTCCGCGAACGTACCGGTTCGGGGATGATGGAATGCAAAAAGGCGTTGCAAGAAGCCAATGGCGATATGGAAGCCGCGGTGGAATTGATGCGGAAAGCGGGGCTTGCGAAAGCAGATAAGAAAGCCGGCCGTGTCGCCGCCGAAGGTAGGATTTCGGTAAAGACGAGCGCTGATAACAAACGCGCAGTGATCGTCGAAGTCAACTGCGAAACCGATTTCGTCGCCAAGGGCGATGATTTCGTGCAATTTGCGGATAACATTGTGCAAACGGCATTGGACTCCAACGTGGGGTCGCTCGAGCAATTGCTCGCTACGGTCATCCCGTCTACCGGTTCCAGCGTGGAAGACACGCGACGGGCGTTGATTGCCAAGATCGGAGAGAACATCAATGTTCGTAGGTTTGACCGCATCGTTTCGGAAAAGGGGATTATCGCGAGTTATCTGCACGGGACCCGGATTGGCGTTTTGGTTGAGTTGATCGGCGGTGATCAGGAATTAGGACGGGATATTGCTATGCATATCGCCGCCAGCAATCCGCTATGCGTAGATGAGCAGGGTGTGCCTCCGGAAACGCTTGCTAAGGAGCGTGAAATCGCCAAGGCTCAGGCCGAAGCCGAGGGGAAGCCAGCTAACATCGTGGAGAAAATGGTAGAGGGCAAGCTCCGAAAGTTCATCGGAGAAGTGACTTTGCTAGGTCAGCCCTTCGTCAAAGACCCGGATCAGACCGTGGGTAAATTGCTGAGCAGTCGTGGAGCGAGCGTCGGGCGCTTCGTCCGCTTCGAGGTCGGCGAAGGTATCGAAAAGACGGAAAGCAATTTTGCGGAAGAAGTGATGGCACAGGTTCGCAACACCTAA
- the frr gene encoding ribosome recycling factor — translation MIDDIQKRTTERMKKSVEALKHELAKIRTGRAHPSLLDHITVSYYGNEVPLTQAASVAVEDARTLTVTPWERSMVPVIEKAIRTSDLGLNPSTAGSVIRVPMPPLTEERRRDLIKVVRQEAENARVAIRNIRRDANNELKAALKEKQISEDQERRSQEQIQKLTDQYIKDVDALLSEKEADLLAI, via the coding sequence ATGATCGACGATATTCAAAAACGGACTACGGAACGAATGAAGAAAAGTGTCGAGGCGCTCAAGCACGAGCTTGCGAAGATCAGAACAGGTCGTGCTCATCCCAGTCTCTTGGATCACATTACGGTGTCTTACTACGGCAACGAAGTGCCATTGACGCAAGCCGCTAGCGTCGCGGTCGAAGATGCTCGTACGCTGACCGTGACCCCGTGGGAACGCAGTATGGTTCCAGTGATCGAAAAGGCGATCAGGACGTCCGACTTGGGTTTGAATCCGTCGACAGCGGGATCGGTGATACGCGTGCCTATGCCGCCGCTTACCGAGGAGCGGCGACGCGATCTGATCAAAGTTGTGCGCCAGGAAGCGGAGAATGCGCGGGTAGCGATTCGCAATATTCGGCGGGACGCCAATAATGAGCTCAAGGCAGCGTTGAAGGAAAAACAGATCTCGGAAGACCAAGAACGCCGCAGTCAAGAGCAAATTCAAAAATTGACCGACCAGTACATTAAAGACGTCGACGCCTTGCTCAGCGAAAAGGAAGCGGACTTATTGGCAATTTGA
- the glnD gene encoding [protein-PII] uridylyltransferase codes for MKTADSNSPAYNDLLSSAERIKSLRELIQQNNSNLTERFHAGIPAAELIRARSDFMDELLGACWNHFLGPDAERLALIAVGGYGRRELHPHSDIDVLILLDFHGSGADQSEEPRCRQGLADFFNLLWDIGLKPAHSVRTVDECVEQARQDQTVITNLMESRLLCGSSTLFKELWARIGPEHIWPSQEFFEAKMAEQAARYAKYHDTAYNLEPNIKEGPGGLRDIQIIGWIIKRHYNVSNLNDLLLHGWLTEAEYAELTQAQHFLWQLRFALHTLTGRCEDRLLFEYQKDLARQFGYQDPDINEAVEQFMQRYFRTVMGLERLNEMLLQLFKEAALHRDEDAVILPINRYFQAVNNYIEALHPNVFREQPLALLQIFLLLQQNATLLGIRAATIRLIRQHLYLIDENFRRNPEACRLFMEILRQPGGITHQLRRMNRYGILAAYLPAFGRVVGRMQYDLFHVYTVDEHTLFVVRNLRRFALEKHRAEHPLCNEIFQIIEKPELLYIAGLMHDIAKGSGGDHSIVGAAIAEDFCQRHEIGPRDTKLVKWLVQNHLLMSMTAQRKDISDPDVIHEFATAVGDQDTLNYLYLLTVADIRATNPNLWNSWKDALLKELYLTARWAFRRGLAKPLEQQEKINAVKTESRALLRRLGISDRTIDKVWQTVNDEYFLRYLAEEIAWHTVAISACKPGDLPLVLLRPVSQRGSAEIFLYAKDQDFIFAYSTAVLDQLGLTVFDAKIVTSADGYVLNSYHVLEQTGEPIDDHLRQTQICSRLRACLLQPSCAPLRVHRREPRQIKHFTVPTQIYFHEDPQNRYSILELVATDRPGLLSKVGQAFLQCEVRLYNAKISTIGSRAEDIFYITDQQDHPLSSERQKRQLSEAIIALVGTS; via the coding sequence TTGAAAACGGCCGACTCAAACTCGCCGGCTTATAACGATCTCCTATCGTCCGCCGAGCGCATCAAGTCGCTCAGGGAACTTATTCAGCAGAATAACTCGAACCTAACCGAGCGCTTCCACGCCGGCATCCCGGCCGCCGAACTCATTCGGGCGCGCTCCGATTTCATGGATGAGCTCTTAGGAGCGTGCTGGAACCATTTCCTCGGACCCGATGCCGAACGACTTGCCCTCATCGCCGTAGGTGGTTACGGCAGACGCGAACTGCATCCTCACTCCGATATCGACGTTTTGATTCTCCTCGATTTTCACGGCAGCGGCGCCGATCAAAGCGAAGAACCGCGCTGCCGGCAGGGCTTGGCCGATTTTTTCAATTTACTCTGGGACATCGGACTCAAGCCCGCTCACAGTGTCCGTACGGTCGACGAGTGCGTGGAACAGGCCAGGCAGGACCAGACCGTCATCACCAATCTGATGGAATCCCGTCTGCTCTGCGGCTCTTCGACACTGTTCAAAGAGCTGTGGGCACGCATCGGTCCTGAGCATATCTGGCCGTCGCAGGAATTCTTCGAAGCCAAGATGGCCGAACAGGCGGCCCGTTACGCCAAATACCACGACACCGCCTACAATCTCGAGCCGAATATCAAAGAAGGCCCAGGCGGCCTGAGAGATATCCAAATCATCGGCTGGATCATCAAGCGCCATTACAACGTCTCAAACCTGAACGACCTACTGCTGCACGGCTGGCTGACCGAAGCCGAATACGCCGAACTTACACAGGCCCAACACTTCCTCTGGCAACTGCGCTTTGCCCTCCATACATTGACCGGGCGTTGCGAAGACCGCCTGCTGTTCGAATATCAGAAGGATCTGGCCCGCCAATTCGGATATCAGGACCCGGATATCAATGAGGCCGTCGAGCAATTCATGCAGCGTTATTTCCGCACCGTCATGGGCCTCGAACGGCTAAACGAAATGCTGCTACAACTGTTCAAGGAAGCCGCATTACACCGCGACGAGGACGCCGTCATACTCCCAATAAACCGGTATTTCCAGGCAGTCAACAATTACATTGAGGCGTTGCACCCGAATGTCTTTCGGGAGCAGCCCTTGGCCTTGTTGCAAATTTTTCTGCTACTGCAGCAAAACGCAACCTTGTTAGGCATACGCGCCGCCACCATCCGGCTAATCCGTCAGCATCTCTATCTGATCGACGAGAACTTCCGCCGAAATCCCGAAGCCTGCCGACTCTTTATGGAAATCCTGCGTCAGCCGGGCGGCATCACACATCAACTGAGGCGGATGAACCGCTACGGGATTCTGGCGGCGTATCTTCCAGCCTTCGGCCGCGTCGTCGGCCGCATGCAATACGATCTCTTCCACGTTTACACGGTCGACGAGCACACGCTCTTTGTCGTCCGCAATCTCAGACGATTCGCACTCGAAAAACATAGAGCCGAACACCCCCTCTGCAATGAAATTTTCCAGATCATCGAAAAACCGGAACTCCTTTACATTGCAGGCTTGATGCACGATATCGCCAAGGGCAGCGGTGGCGATCATTCCATCGTCGGTGCAGCGATCGCCGAGGATTTTTGCCAACGCCACGAGATCGGTCCCCGGGATACCAAACTCGTGAAATGGTTGGTTCAGAACCACCTGCTCATGTCGATGACGGCTCAGCGCAAGGACATTAGTGATCCTGACGTCATTCACGAGTTCGCCACTGCCGTCGGAGACCAGGATACGCTGAATTATCTCTATCTCCTGACCGTCGCTGACATTCGCGCCACCAACCCAAACCTGTGGAATTCGTGGAAAGACGCTCTGCTCAAGGAACTCTACCTCACCGCACGCTGGGCATTCCGCCGGGGACTCGCAAAGCCGCTCGAACAACAGGAAAAGATCAACGCGGTCAAGACGGAAAGCCGCGCCTTGTTGAGGCGCTTGGGCATCAGCGACCGGACCATCGACAAAGTATGGCAAACGGTCAACGACGAATATTTTCTGCGCTACTTGGCAGAGGAGATCGCTTGGCACACGGTGGCGATTAGTGCCTGTAAGCCGGGAGACCTACCCTTAGTCCTACTGCGCCCGGTCAGCCAGCGGGGGAGCGCGGAGATTTTCCTGTACGCGAAGGACCAGGATTTCATTTTCGCCTACAGCACGGCGGTCCTGGACCAGCTCGGTCTGACCGTCTTCGACGCCAAAATCGTCACCTCCGCCGATGGCTATGTGTTGAACAGCTACCACGTGCTCGAACAGACAGGGGAACCGATCGACGATCACCTGCGGCAAACCCAGATCTGCAGCCGGCTGCGCGCATGTCTGCTCCAGCCGAGCTGCGCACCGCTTCGTGTTCACCGGCGCGAACCTCGTCAAATCAAACATTTTACGGTGCCGACTCAAATCTATTTTCATGAGGACCCGCAAAACCGTTATTCGATTCTGGAACTGGTCGCCACCGATCGCCCCGGTCTACTGTCGAAGGTCGGCCAAGCTTTCTTGCAATGCGAAGTGCGCCTTTACAATGCGAAAATTTCCACTATCGGCAGCCGCGCCGAGGACATTTTCTACATCACCGATCAACAGGATCACCCACTAAGCAGTGAGCGCCAAAAGCGCCAGCTGAGCGAAGCGATCATCGCACTTGTCGGGACAAGTTGA
- the pyrH gene encoding UMP kinase, translating into MGAPRYSRILLKLSGEALMGDQGSGIDPQTVKRLALEINDLCRIGVQIGLVIGGGNIIRGSEKASEGLDRVTGDYMGMLATVLNALAMQDALENLGQPVRVMSALKINQICEDYIRRRAVRHLEKGRVVIFAAGTGNPFFTTDSAASLRAIEINAELLIKATKVEGVYSADPLKDPNARFYPRLTYDEALDQRLNVMDATALVLCRDHNMPLRVMNVFEPGAVMRVVLGEDIGSLIQNR; encoded by the coding sequence ATGGGCGCGCCTAGATATTCCAGGATTCTGTTGAAGCTGAGCGGCGAGGCGCTTATGGGGGACCAGGGAAGTGGGATCGACCCACAGACGGTTAAACGTCTGGCGCTTGAGATAAACGATTTATGCCGAATCGGTGTCCAGATTGGGCTGGTCATCGGAGGGGGCAATATCATACGTGGTTCCGAAAAGGCATCGGAGGGCTTGGATCGAGTCACCGGCGATTACATGGGCATGCTGGCGACAGTCCTTAATGCTCTTGCCATGCAAGACGCTCTGGAGAATCTCGGGCAGCCTGTACGCGTCATGTCGGCCTTGAAAATCAATCAAATTTGCGAGGATTACATTCGCCGTCGAGCCGTGAGACATCTTGAGAAAGGACGGGTCGTGATCTTTGCGGCAGGAACCGGCAACCCGTTTTTTACGACGGACTCGGCGGCAAGTCTCCGCGCCATCGAAATCAACGCTGAGTTGTTGATCAAGGCCACTAAGGTTGAGGGGGTTTATTCGGCGGATCCTCTCAAGGATCCCAATGCGCGGTTCTACCCTCGGCTGACCTACGACGAGGCTTTGGACCAACGCCTCAATGTCATGGACGCTACGGCACTGGTGTTGTGTCGCGACCATAATATGCCGCTGAGGGTGATGAATGTGTTCGAGCCAGGTGCCGTTATGCGTGTGGTCCTGGGCGAAGATATTGGATCCTTAATTCAAAACCGGTAA
- the map gene encoding type I methionyl aminopeptidase — MSIILKTPAEIEKMRVAGRLAAQVLEMIEPFVVPGITTEELDRICHDYIVDVLKAVPAPLNYKGFPKSICTSVNHQVCHGIPGPKKLKSGDIINIDITVIKDGYHGDTSKMFLVGEVSIRAKRLVKVCQEAMYLGIQQVRPGGRLGDIGFAIQRHAESHGYSVVQEFCGHGIGRSFHEDPQVLHYGKPNTGITLEPGMIFTVEPMINLGKRYVKILPDGWTAVTKDHSLSAQWEHTVLVTEDGYEILTLRQEEAHTIENGRLKLAGL, encoded by the coding sequence ATGAGCATCATCCTTAAAACGCCTGCCGAAATCGAGAAAATGCGTGTCGCTGGTCGACTCGCCGCACAAGTATTGGAAATGATTGAGCCATTCGTGGTTCCCGGAATAACCACCGAAGAGCTTGATCGGATCTGCCACGACTATATCGTCGACGTGCTGAAAGCCGTTCCGGCTCCGCTAAATTACAAAGGGTTTCCCAAATCCATCTGCACCTCGGTGAACCATCAGGTGTGCCACGGCATACCCGGCCCGAAGAAACTGAAAAGCGGCGACATCATCAACATTGACATCACCGTGATCAAGGACGGCTACCATGGGGACACCAGCAAGATGTTTCTCGTCGGCGAAGTGTCCATTCGGGCGAAGCGCCTAGTCAAGGTCTGTCAGGAAGCCATGTACCTCGGGATTCAGCAAGTCCGTCCCGGCGGGCGACTAGGCGATATCGGCTTTGCCATTCAGCGGCATGCGGAATCTCACGGCTATTCAGTCGTGCAGGAATTCTGTGGGCATGGTATCGGCCGGAGTTTTCACGAGGACCCGCAGGTGCTCCACTATGGTAAGCCGAATACCGGAATAACGCTGGAACCGGGTATGATTTTCACCGTCGAACCCATGATCAATCTCGGTAAACGCTACGTGAAAATACTTCCGGACGGATGGACAGCCGTGACCAAGGACCACAGCCTGTCTGCCCAGTGGGAGCACACGGTTTTGGTCACCGAGGATGGCTACGAAATCCTCACCCTGCGTCAAGAAGAGGCACACACGATTGAAAACGGCCGACTCAAACTCGCCGGCTTATAA